In a single window of the Helicobacter sp. MIT 99-5507 genome:
- the atpD gene encoding F0F1 ATP synthase subunit beta has product MNLNGVISQVMGPVVDVDFDGYLPKIYEAIDVNYTLDGEEKKLVLEVAAHLGDNRVRTIAMDMTEGLKRGQEVKARGTMIEVPVGEEVLGRILNVIGDVIDGGEPLKRDTTLPIHRDAPVFEEQSTKTEMFETGIKVVDLLAPYSKGGKVGLFGGAGVGKTVIIMELIHNVAYKHSGYSIFAGVGERTREGNDLYNEMKESGVLDKVALCYGQMNEPPGARNRIAFTGLTMAEYFRDEKGLDVLMFIDNIFRFAQSGAEMSALLGRIPSAVGYQPTLATEMGKLQERITSTKKGSITSVQAVYVPADDLTDPAPASVFAHLDATTVLDRKIAEKAIYPAVDPLGSSSRILDPHIVGERHHKVAIGVQQVLQKYKDLQDIIALLGMDELSEEDKRTVSRARKMERFLSQPFFVAEVFTGSPGKYVTLEETIEGFEGILEGKYDDIPEGAFYMVGNIQEVLEKAKKLK; this is encoded by the coding sequence ATGAATTTAAATGGAGTAATTTCACAGGTAATGGGTCCTGTTGTTGATGTTGATTTTGATGGATACTTACCAAAAATCTATGAAGCCATAGATGTAAATTATACACTTGATGGTGAAGAAAAAAAATTAGTATTAGAAGTCGCTGCTCACTTAGGTGATAATAGAGTTAGAACTATTGCTATGGATATGACAGAAGGTCTTAAAAGAGGACAAGAAGTAAAAGCTCGTGGGACAATGATAGAAGTCCCAGTTGGTGAAGAAGTCCTTGGTAGAATCTTAAATGTTATAGGTGATGTTATTGATGGAGGAGAACCACTAAAAAGGGATACAACTCTCCCAATACATAGAGATGCACCAGTATTTGAAGAACAAAGCACAAAAACAGAAATGTTTGAGACTGGAATAAAAGTTGTTGATTTATTAGCACCATATTCAAAAGGTGGTAAAGTAGGCTTATTTGGTGGTGCTGGTGTTGGTAAGACCGTTATTATTATGGAACTCATTCATAATGTTGCATATAAGCATAGTGGATATTCAATCTTTGCTGGTGTTGGTGAGAGAACAAGAGAAGGTAATGACTTATATAATGAAATGAAAGAAAGTGGAGTTTTAGATAAAGTTGCTTTATGTTATGGACAGATGAATGAGCCACCAGGAGCAAGAAATAGAATCGCTTTTACTGGTCTTACAATGGCTGAATATTTTAGAGATGAAAAGGGTCTTGATGTTTTGATGTTTATTGATAATATCTTTAGATTTGCTCAATCAGGTGCTGAAATGTCAGCTCTTTTAGGAAGGATTCCATCTGCTGTTGGTTATCAACCAACACTTGCAACTGAAATGGGTAAATTACAAGAAAGAATTACATCTACAAAAAAAGGTTCAATTACATCAGTGCAAGCCGTATATGTGCCAGCAGATGACTTAACAGATCCAGCTCCTGCTTCTGTTTTCGCACATTTAGATGCAACTACTGTTTTAGATAGAAAGATTGCTGAAAAGGCTATTTATCCAGCTGTTGATCCACTTGGCTCATCATCTAGAATCCTTGATCCGCATATTGTTGGTGAAAGACATCATAAAGTTGCAATTGGGGTTCAACAAGTATTACAAAAATATAAAGATTTACAAGATATTATTGCATTGCTTGGTATGGATGAATTATCTGAAGAAGATAAAAGAACTGTTAGCAGAGCAAGAAAAATGGAAAGATTCTTATCTCAACCATTCTTTGTTGCAGAGGTATTTACTGGTAGCCCAGGAAAATATGTAACACTAGAAGAGACTATAGAAGGCTTTGAGGGAATCTTAGAAGGTAAATATGATGATATTCCAGAAGGTGCATTCTATATGGTTGGTAATATACAAGAGGTATTAGAGAAAGCTAAAAAATTAAAATAA
- the atpG gene encoding ATP synthase F1 subunit gamma, producing the protein MGNSLKDIRKKISGIKNVQKTTRAMKLVANSKLKKAIEAAKRSEVYSKKLNEVFNEIINKTLSNGNMFEKNDILFVDKERKVKKVDIIFVTSDKGLCGGFNSNTIKAVMKLVNQYKSEDVKIRLRGIGKTGIRYFKFNEIELYDQSLTLSSNPTDEGASEFVMKAVEDYMNGMTDKVIVVHNGFKNMLTQEIRISEILPFCIDLNEVSKEQNNNGEILIEPSDSEKSILEELAKQYINYNMFYALIDSLAAELSSRMQAMDTATKNASELVKELTIKLNKARQAAITTELVEINAGVEAMK; encoded by the coding sequence ATGGGTAATAGTTTAAAAGATATTAGAAAAAAAATTTCTGGTATTAAAAATGTCCAGAAAACTACAAGGGCTATGAAATTGGTAGCTAATTCTAAACTAAAAAAAGCTATAGAAGCGGCTAAAAGAAGTGAAGTATATTCAAAAAAATTAAATGAAGTATTTAATGAAATTATCAATAAAACTTTGTCTAATGGAAATATGTTTGAAAAAAATGATATTTTATTTGTAGATAAAGAAAGAAAAGTAAAAAAAGTTGATATTATTTTTGTTACATCTGATAAAGGTTTGTGTGGCGGATTTAATTCTAATACAATTAAAGCAGTTATGAAACTTGTGAATCAATACAAAAGTGAAGATGTAAAAATAAGATTAAGAGGTATTGGTAAAACTGGTATTAGATATTTTAAATTTAATGAAATTGAATTATATGACCAATCATTAACATTATCATCAAATCCAACTGATGAAGGTGCTTCAGAATTCGTGATGAAAGCTGTAGAAGATTATATGAATGGTATGACAGATAAAGTTATTGTTGTTCATAATGGATTTAAAAATATGCTTACTCAAGAAATTAGAATAAGTGAGATTCTGCCATTTTGCATAGATTTAAATGAAGTATCTAAAGAACAAAATAATAATGGTGAAATTTTAATAGAACCAAGTGATAGTGAAAAAAGCATATTAGAAGAGCTAGCAAAACAATATATTAACTATAATATGTTTTATGCACTAATTGATTCCTTAGCAGCAGAGTTAAGCTCTAGAATGCAAGCTATGGATACAGCAACAAAAAATGCATCGGAATTAGTAAAAGAATTAACAATAAAACTTAATAAAGCAAGACAAGCTGCGATTACTACAGAGTTAGTTGAAATCAATGCTGGTGTAGAAGCAATGAAGTAA
- the atpA gene encoding F0F1 ATP synthase subunit alpha, with translation MKVQVDEISSIIKQRIDDFELKIDINEVGTVIGYADGVARVYGLKNVMYYEMVEFETGDKGLALNLEDSSVGVVILGGGKDIKEGVSVKRLGSLMSVPVGDAIVGRVVNALGEPIDGKGAIESKEYRFIEVKAPGIMSRKSVHEPLQTGIKAIDALVPIGRGQRELIIGDRQTGKTTVAVDTIINQKGQDVICIYVAIGQKESTVAQVVRRLEEHNAMEYTIIVNASASDSATMQFLAPYVGVTMGEYFRDNSRHALIVYDDLSKHAVSYREMSLILRRPPGREAFPGDVFYLHSRLLERAAKLSDDLGAGSLTALPIIETQAGDVAAYIPTNVISITDGQIFLETDLFYSGIKPAINVGLSVSRVGGAAQIKAMKQVSGTLRLDLAQFRELQAFSQFASDLDEGSRKQLDRGQRMVEVLKQPPYSPLSVEKQIVIIFAGTKGYLDSIPVNKITKFEGDLYPFIEAKYPNIFETLSTKKAIDSSLEALLKQALEEFLSVFSI, from the coding sequence ATGAAAGTTCAGGTAGATGAAATAAGTTCAATTATCAAACAAAGAATTGATGATTTTGAGTTAAAAATTGATATCAATGAAGTTGGAACCGTTATTGGCTATGCAGATGGTGTTGCAAGAGTTTATGGGCTAAAAAATGTAATGTATTATGAAATGGTCGAATTTGAAACTGGTGATAAAGGGCTTGCTTTAAATCTTGAAGATAGCAGCGTTGGTGTTGTTATACTTGGTGGCGGCAAAGATATAAAAGAAGGTGTTTCTGTAAAAAGATTAGGTAGCCTTATGAGTGTGCCTGTTGGTGATGCAATAGTTGGTAGAGTTGTAAATGCACTAGGTGAGCCAATCGATGGAAAAGGTGCTATTGAATCTAAAGAATATAGATTTATTGAAGTTAAAGCTCCAGGTATTATGTCTAGAAAATCAGTTCATGAGCCATTGCAAACTGGTATTAAAGCAATCGATGCTTTAGTTCCAATTGGTAGAGGACAAAGAGAGTTGATTATTGGTGATAGACAAACTGGTAAAACAACAGTAGCTGTCGATACAATAATCAATCAAAAAGGACAAGATGTAATTTGTATATATGTTGCAATAGGACAAAAAGAATCTACAGTAGCACAAGTTGTTAGAAGATTAGAAGAGCATAATGCTATGGAATACACAATAATAGTAAATGCTTCAGCATCAGATTCTGCTACTATGCAGTTTTTAGCTCCTTATGTTGGTGTGACTATGGGTGAATATTTTAGAGATAATTCAAGACATGCACTAATAGTATATGATGATTTAAGCAAGCATGCTGTCTCTTATAGAGAGATGTCTTTAATTTTACGAAGACCTCCAGGACGAGAAGCATTCCCTGGTGATGTATTTTATCTACATTCAAGATTATTAGAGAGAGCAGCTAAGCTAAGCGATGATTTAGGCGCTGGCTCACTTACTGCATTGCCAATTATCGAAACACAAGCTGGAGATGTTGCTGCATATATTCCAACAAATGTTATTTCAATTACAGATGGTCAAATATTCCTAGAAACAGATTTATTCTACTCTGGCATAAAACCTGCTATTAATGTTGGTTTATCAGTATCTAGAGTTGGTGGTGCAGCTCAAATAAAAGCTATGAAACAAGTATCTGGAACATTAAGGCTCGATCTAGCACAATTTAGGGAGTTACAAGCATTTTCACAATTTGCATCAGATTTAGATGAAGGTAGCAGAAAGCAACTAGATAGAGGTCAAAGAATGGTTGAAGTATTAAAACAACCTCCCTACTCTCCTTTATCTGTAGAAAAACAAATTGTTATTATATTTGCAGGTACAAAAGGATATTTAGATAGCATTCCAGTAAATAAAATTACTAAATTTGAAGGAGATTTATATCCATTTATAGAGGCAAAATATCCAAATATATTTGAAACATTAAGTACAAAAAAAGCTATAGATTCTAGTTTAGAAGCATTATTAAAACAAGCATTAGAAGAATTCTTAAGTGTTTTTTCAATATAG
- a CDS encoding F0F1 ATP synthase subunit delta: MTSIVSKKYTKALIDSIGLKKAKSALEIFKTLNDCFMSEKFNYIINSPTIKKNKKESFILSMIETKDEKIINFIKLLNQKNRLNEIPFIYDELKKSINSSNNEYELVIQSSFDIDSKEQEHIKKELSEKLGVSLYVTTKYMEIEGIKLFVDGISVETSFLKYRFSSNLKKHILKAF; encoded by the coding sequence ATGACATCGATAGTATCAAAAAAATATACAAAAGCATTAATCGATTCAATTGGTCTAAAAAAAGCTAAAAGTGCATTAGAAATTTTTAAAACTCTAAATGATTGTTTTATGAGTGAAAAATTCAATTATATTATCAATTCTCCAACAATTAAAAAAAATAAAAAAGAATCTTTTATTCTCTCTATGATAGAAACAAAAGATGAAAAAATCATCAATTTTATTAAACTTTTAAATCAAAAAAATAGACTAAATGAAATTCCATTTATATATGATGAATTAAAAAAATCCATCAATTCTAGCAATAATGAATATGAACTTGTCATACAATCATCATTTGATATAGATTCTAAGGAACAAGAACATATCAAAAAAGAGCTAAGCGAAAAACTTGGAGTTTCACTATATGTAACAACAAAATATATGGAAATAGAAGGTATCAAGCTATTTGTAGATGGCATTAGCGTGGAAACTTCATTTTTAAAATATAGATTTTCAAGTAATCTAAAAAAACACATTTTAAAAGCATTTTAA
- a CDS encoding F0F1 ATP synthase subunit B, with protein sequence MKLLYLFLLPISLMASEVNIAESDIIERTINFVIFVVILWYFAANKIKMALQNRQNNIANQLDAVQDRLSQSQMKKEEALKALEKSKQNAKEIIENAKKEAEIIVNHINEQCKNDIETMNKNHKERINFEQKRMKNAVIDDIINELLSNNNITLNKKDYIDILLKRIA encoded by the coding sequence ATGAAATTATTGTATTTATTTTTATTACCTATATCCTTGATGGCATCAGAAGTAAATATCGCAGAAAGTGATATTATTGAGAGGACTATAAATTTTGTTATATTTGTAGTTATTTTGTGGTATTTTGCTGCAAATAAAATAAAGATGGCTCTACAAAATAGACAAAATAATATCGCTAATCAATTAGATGCTGTTCAAGATAGACTTAGTCAATCTCAAATGAAAAAAGAAGAAGCACTAAAAGCATTAGAAAAATCTAAACAAAATGCAAAAGAAATAATAGAAAATGCAAAAAAAGAAGCTGAAATTATAGTAAATCATATAAATGAACAATGTAAAAATGATATAGAAACTATGAATAAAAATCATAAAGAGAGAATTAATTTTGAACAAAAAAGAATGAAAAATGCTGTGATAGATGATATTATCAATGAGCTATTATCAAATAATAATATAACACTGAATAAAAAAGATTATATTGATATATTATTAAAAAGGATTGCATAA
- a CDS encoding F0F1 ATP synthase subunit B', with translation MNIGLNIELMLLVFCLFILCIFLLNRWLYKPILEFMDARDKMIKDDLESSSSNDSEIVEIKSQINAILENAKKEAAAIKEQAQLQAKDKYEKNIDEIKSKNEKELASFIDSLKEEKNELREALTLQMAEFKNSLSAKLKQMQSK, from the coding sequence ATGAATATTGGATTAAATATAGAGCTCATGCTACTTGTATTTTGTTTATTTATATTATGTATATTTTTACTTAATCGATGGCTTTATAAACCTATATTAGAGTTTATGGATGCAAGAGATAAAATGATTAAAGATGATTTAGAAAGTAGTAGTAGCAATGATAGTGAGATTGTAGAGATAAAAAGTCAAATCAATGCCATTTTGGAAAATGCAAAAAAAGAGGCTGCTGCGATTAAAGAGCAAGCACAATTACAGGCAAAAGATAAATATGAAAAAAATATTGATGAGATAAAATCAAAAAATGAAAAAGAACTTGCATCTTTCATAGATTCACTAAAAGAAGAAAAAAATGAGCTAAGAGAAGCACTCACACTTCAAATGGCAGAATTCAAAAATAGTTTAAGTGCAAAATTAAAACAAATGCAATCTAAATAA
- a CDS encoding ParB/RepB/Spo0J family partition protein, with the protein MVKKKALGRGLSAVLGEVEQAYDNNLNDNSDLVVELDIDLIKPNPLQPRKKFNESTLLELSNSIKEHGILQPILVYEDNNEYFLIAGERRLRASKLAKLNTMKAIVVDIKLEKLRELALIENIQREDLNPIDLAISYDALIKDYNITQDELAQRLQKSRTQITNTLSLLRLPKEVQKLLIDGKISQGHAKVLVNLNGDDFNLAINSIVGQKLSVRETENLVKNIKRKKTNKENINFTNELNKIASFFQNNQLDVKISNNAITIKFTNKEKVDRLLQILSNFKDL; encoded by the coding sequence ATGGTAAAGAAAAAAGCTTTAGGCAGAGGTTTGAGTGCTGTATTGGGTGAAGTAGAACAAGCTTATGATAATAATCTAAATGATAATTCTGATTTAGTTGTTGAGCTTGATATTGATTTAATAAAGCCAAATCCTCTGCAGCCTCGCAAAAAATTTAATGAATCTACATTATTAGAATTATCAAATTCTATAAAAGAACATGGCATACTTCAGCCAATATTAGTATATGAAGATAACAATGAATATTTTCTAATTGCGGGTGAAAGAAGATTAAGAGCATCTAAGTTAGCAAAATTAAACACTATGAAAGCTATTGTTGTTGATATAAAATTAGAAAAACTTAGAGAATTAGCATTGATAGAAAATATACAAAGAGAAGATTTAAATCCTATAGATTTAGCTATATCTTATGATGCTTTAATTAAAGATTATAATATCACACAAGATGAATTAGCACAAAGATTACAAAAAAGTCGCACTCAAATCACAAATACACTATCTTTGCTTAGACTTCCAAAAGAAGTTCAAAAATTACTTATTGATGGTAAAATTTCACAAGGACATGCAAAAGTTTTAGTCAATCTAAATGGAGATGATTTTAATCTAGCTATTAATTCTATTGTAGGACAAAAGCTTTCAGTAAGAGAAACAGAGAATCTAGTAAAAAATATCAAGAGAAAAAAGACTAATAAAGAAAATATAAATTTTACTAATGAATTAAATAAGATTGCTAGTTTTTTTCAAAACAATCAATTAGATGTAAAAATATCAAATAATGCGATAACAATAAAATTTACAAATAAGGAGAAAGTAGATAGATTGTTACAAATATTAAGTAATTTTAAAGATTTATGA
- a CDS encoding ParA family protein, which produces MNKCEIITIANQKGGVGKTTTAVNLSASLAFKGKKVLLIDVDPQSNATTSLGVHRDEVEFYLYHVLTGSKKISQIIRKTSIDSLFLAPSNIGLVGFEKEYYNKKIQGREEILKKRVSEIRDDYDFIILDSPPALGPLTINALTASDSVLIPIQCEFFALEGLAQLLSTIKFLKEQINPNLNIKGFLPTMYASQNNLAKQVIYDLTQHFDKYMFKDDNKQNLIIPRNIKLAESPSFGKPILLYDIRSNGSIAYQNLAEAILQQGL; this is translated from the coding sequence ATGAATAAATGTGAGATTATTACTATTGCCAATCAAAAAGGCGGTGTTGGAAAAACTACAACAGCAGTAAATTTATCTGCATCTTTAGCCTTTAAAGGTAAAAAAGTATTATTAATTGATGTTGATCCACAATCAAATGCTACTACAAGCCTTGGCGTGCATAGAGATGAAGTCGAATTTTATTTATATCATGTATTAACAGGCTCAAAAAAAATATCACAAATCATTAGAAAAACTAGTATTGATAGTTTATTTTTAGCTCCATCCAATATTGGATTAGTTGGATTTGAAAAAGAATACTATAATAAAAAGATTCAAGGTAGAGAGGAAATTTTAAAAAAGAGAGTTAGTGAGATTAGAGATGATTATGATTTTATTATTTTAGATTCTCCTCCAGCCCTTGGTCCATTAACTATAAATGCTCTTACTGCATCAGATTCTGTATTGATACCAATACAATGTGAATTTTTTGCATTAGAGGGATTAGCGCAATTATTAAGCACTATAAAGTTTCTAAAAGAGCAAATCAATCCAAATTTAAATATAAAAGGCTTTTTGCCTACTATGTATGCATCGCAAAATAATTTAGCAAAGCAAGTTATATATGATTTGACACAGCATTTTGATAAATATATGTTTAAAGATGACAATAAACAAAATCTTATCATACCAAGAAATATAAAATTAGCTGAATCTCCAAGCTTTGGTAAGCCAATATTATTATATGATATTAGATCAAATGGAAGCATTGCATATCAAAATCTAGCAGAAGCAATATTGCAACAGGGATTATAA
- a CDS encoding biotin--[acetyl-CoA-carboxylase] ligase produces MEIKIFDTLPSTQKYLINEIKNHNINDEICIIAINQNQGIGSRENSWNGVDKGLYFSFAKKLSNLPRDLRLESMSIFFGFIFKEILAINGSKAWLKYPNDLYIDENKIGGILCNLTDGFVICGIGLNLESNIFTCIENNVINDINKFLESYFDNIKAYTWDLVFNKYQLEFYKNHNFSFHHKNKIISFRDAKLLNDGAIEVDGTILYSCR; encoded by the coding sequence ATGGAAATTAAAATATTTGATACATTGCCATCTACACAAAAATATTTAATTAATGAAATAAAAAATCATAATATAAATGATGAAATATGTATCATTGCAATCAATCAAAATCAAGGCATTGGCTCAAGAGAAAATTCTTGGAATGGTGTTGATAAAGGATTGTATTTTTCTTTTGCAAAAAAGCTTAGCAATCTTCCTAGGGATTTACGATTAGAATCTATGTCGATTTTTTTTGGTTTTATTTTTAAAGAGATTCTAGCTATAAATGGTTCAAAAGCATGGCTAAAATATCCAAATGATTTATATATAGATGAAAACAAGATTGGTGGGATTTTATGCAATCTCACAGATGGTTTTGTTATATGTGGAATTGGACTAAATCTAGAATCTAATATTTTTACTTGCATTGAAAATAATGTAATTAATGATATAAATAAATTTTTAGAATCTTATTTTGATAATATAAAAGCATATACTTGGGATTTGGTATTCAATAAATACCAATTAGAGTTTTATAAAAATCATAATTTTAGTTTTCATCATAAAAATAAAATAATATCTTTTAGAGATGCAAAGCTTTTAAATGATGGAGCTATCGAGGTAGATGGAACAATACTCTACTCTTGTAGATAA
- a CDS encoding methionyl-tRNA formyltransferase: MNILFFGTPLFAKNILENLLNDKYFNIIGLVTQIDKPFGRKKELKAPQTKEFLESIKSDIPIFQHINLNDTKFVYDLNPDIILVVAYGNLIPKDIIDNFNCINIHASILPKSRGASPIQDMILRNDRFFGISIMKMSHKLDDGDILGIRYIENPRLDIDEATSLLSIISSAFIIKILKEIDYITPLPQFHVDSSYCKKIKKTDGEIDFINAFEIYLKYLAYKSWPNIFLKNGTKLFSIDINELDSTNKKGEILKINKDSIIIGCLKGSLIVKELQDTGKNKVNASVYLLGKRLKAGDVLNGN, encoded by the coding sequence TTGAATATTCTTTTTTTTGGCACTCCACTTTTTGCAAAAAATATTTTAGAGAATCTACTAAATGATAAATATTTTAATATTATTGGACTTGTAACACAAATTGATAAACCATTTGGACGCAAAAAAGAGCTAAAAGCTCCACAAACAAAGGAATTTTTAGAATCTATCAAAAGCGATATACCGATATTTCAGCACATAAATCTAAATGATACAAAATTTGTATATGATTTAAATCCAGATATTATTCTTGTTGTTGCTTATGGGAATCTAATACCAAAAGATATTATTGATAATTTTAATTGCATTAATATTCATGCCTCAATATTACCAAAAAGTCGAGGGGCAAGCCCTATTCAAGATATGATATTAAGAAATGATAGATTTTTTGGTATAAGCATTATGAAAATGAGTCATAAGCTCGATGATGGCGATATACTTGGAATTAGATATATAGAAAATCCAAGATTGGATATAGATGAAGCTACTAGTCTTTTATCAATTATAAGCTCTGCATTTATCATAAAAATTCTAAAAGAGATAGATTATATCACTCCCCTACCCCAGTTTCATGTAGATTCTAGTTATTGTAAAAAAATCAAAAAAACTGATGGAGAAATTGATTTTATAAATGCATTTGAAATTTATCTAAAATATTTAGCATATAAATCTTGGCCTAATATATTTTTAAAAAACGGCACAAAATTATTTTCTATTGATATTAATGAATTAGATTCTACTAATAAAAAAGGTGAGATACTCAAAATCAATAAAGATTCTATTATTATTGGTTGTCTAAAAGGTAGTTTGATTGTAAAAGAATTACAAGATACAGGAAAAAATAAAGTAAATGCAAGCGTCTATTTGCTTGGTAAGCGACTAAAGGCTGGGGATGTCTTAAATGGAAATTAA
- the proB gene encoding glutamate 5-kinase: MKQKLVIKIGTSILSNGDILEIKRIEKICNFVLELKSKFDIILVSSGAVASGYTRINLDKSKLSNKRALSSIGQPLLMNAYNSIFSKYNIITSQLLFISTIFDSKEKIECTKETIDTLLENGILPILNENDVIAQNDLTFGDNDQLSAYVTHYFDSNILVILSDVYGYYDKDPLKNKDAKLIKYINKINQDRILSDKVAGSKFATGGIVTKLMAANFLLDKNKEMFLCSGFDLQPTLDFLLYDNHYLGTLFSKNKGIEI; the protein is encoded by the coding sequence ATGAAACAAAAATTAGTTATTAAGATTGGAACTTCTATCTTATCAAATGGTGATATTTTAGAAATAAAAAGAATAGAAAAGATATGTAACTTTGTATTAGAGCTAAAAAGCAAATTTGATATTATTTTAGTATCATCAGGTGCAGTTGCAAGCGGATATACAAGAATCAACCTTGATAAAAGCAAATTATCAAACAAACGAGCATTATCAAGTATCGGGCAACCACTACTTATGAACGCATATAATTCAATTTTTAGTAAATACAATATCATAACATCACAATTATTATTCATAAGCACTATATTTGATTCTAAAGAAAAGATAGAATGCACAAAAGAGACAATAGATACTTTATTAGAAAATGGAATCCTACCTATACTAAATGAAAACGATGTTATCGCACAAAATGATTTAACTTTTGGTGATAATGACCAGCTAAGTGCCTATGTAACGCATTATTTTGATTCTAATATACTTGTGATATTGAGTGATGTATATGGATATTATGATAAAGATCCGCTAAAAAACAAAGATGCAAAGCTGATAAAATATATCAATAAAATTAATCAAGATAGAATCTTAAGTGATAAAGTTGCAGGTAGCAAATTTGCCACAGGTGGAATTGTAACAAAACTAATGGCTGCAAATTTTTTATTGGATAAAAATAAAGAAATGTTTTTATGTAGCGGATTTGATTTGCAACCAACGCTAGATTTTTTACTATATGATAATCACTATCTAGGAACATTATTTTCTAAAAATAAAGGAATTGAAATTTGA